From a region of the Georgenia yuyongxinii genome:
- the menD gene encoding 2-succinyl-5-enolpyruvyl-6-hydroxy-3-cyclohexene-1-carboxylic-acid synthase, protein MRDDGGARLGPTAQPVTAPVPTAADDSAIEPATATARELVTTLVAHGVRDVVLAPGSRSAPLAYALQAAEAAGWLSLHVRIDERVAGFVAVGLTRAGAIEADGAPGRPVAVVTTSGTAVANLHPAVLEATHAGLPLVIISADRPHEMRGTGANQTTDQVGIFGSAVRYAVDLPAGAPGGSHLDQILTRALAAAQGLRSNHPGPVHLNVALRDPLAPATPWRPGQPPAPRRVVASPAPPTPEALRAGPRTVVVAGDAAGPAARALAEAAGWPLLAEPTSGARAGENAIGPYRLLLAEPALGGAIERVVVLGRPTLSRPVSALLARAGVEIVVVAPRGTWPDVAGTAARVVGAVAAPARPADDDAAWLHRWRAAGAAAQQALDQEIAQPGRPVDGLLLARHVARAAGRSEGPRVLVAGSSNIVRDLDLVAAPWDPDRRPMAVANRGLAGIDGTISTATGLALGLDQPVRAVMGDLTFLHDAGALLRGALEDEVDLQVVVLNDGGGGIFATLEHGAPERAGQFERIFGTPQHVDLAALAAAYGARHTLVEDAGHLRTVLAEPVRGRSVVEVPAGRADLRVRRAALARVVQEAVNEALRAGGAQEVPRLRGGLLKNPGVT, encoded by the coding sequence ATGAGGGACGACGGCGGAGCGCGGCTTGGCCCGACGGCGCAGCCGGTCACGGCACCGGTGCCGACGGCGGCTGACGACTCGGCGATCGAGCCCGCTACCGCCACGGCCCGCGAGCTCGTCACGACCCTGGTGGCGCACGGTGTGCGGGACGTCGTTCTCGCACCCGGTTCGCGCAGCGCCCCGCTGGCCTACGCTCTGCAGGCCGCCGAGGCGGCCGGCTGGCTGAGTCTGCACGTGCGCATCGACGAGCGCGTCGCAGGCTTCGTCGCGGTCGGGCTGACCCGGGCCGGCGCGATCGAGGCGGATGGTGCGCCGGGGCGCCCGGTCGCCGTCGTGACGACGTCGGGCACCGCCGTCGCCAACCTGCACCCCGCCGTGCTCGAGGCCACCCATGCCGGCCTGCCGCTCGTGATCATCAGCGCCGACCGCCCCCACGAGATGCGCGGCACGGGCGCGAACCAGACCACCGACCAGGTGGGGATCTTCGGCTCGGCCGTGCGCTACGCCGTCGACCTGCCGGCCGGTGCACCCGGCGGCTCTCATCTGGACCAGATCCTCACCCGGGCGCTGGCCGCCGCGCAGGGGCTGCGCAGCAACCACCCCGGGCCCGTGCACCTCAACGTCGCCCTGCGCGACCCCCTGGCACCTGCCACGCCATGGCGCCCGGGCCAGCCGCCGGCGCCGCGCCGTGTCGTCGCCTCACCCGCACCCCCCACACCGGAGGCGCTGAGGGCCGGCCCGCGCACGGTCGTCGTGGCCGGCGACGCCGCCGGGCCCGCGGCCCGTGCGCTCGCCGAGGCCGCGGGCTGGCCGCTGCTGGCCGAGCCCACCTCCGGTGCCCGAGCGGGGGAGAACGCGATCGGCCCCTACCGGCTGCTCCTGGCCGAGCCGGCGCTGGGTGGCGCCATCGAGCGGGTGGTGGTCCTCGGCCGGCCCACGCTCTCCCGCCCGGTGAGCGCGCTCCTCGCGCGGGCGGGCGTCGAGATCGTCGTCGTCGCGCCCCGCGGCACCTGGCCGGACGTGGCCGGGACGGCCGCCCGGGTGGTCGGTGCGGTCGCCGCGCCGGCGCGGCCGGCCGACGACGATGCCGCGTGGCTGCACCGGTGGCGGGCGGCGGGAGCCGCGGCCCAGCAGGCCCTCGACCAGGAGATCGCCCAGCCGGGCCGACCGGTCGACGGACTGCTGCTCGCCCGCCACGTCGCGCGGGCGGCGGGCCGCTCCGAAGGGCCGAGGGTGCTCGTGGCCGGCTCGTCCAACATCGTGCGCGACCTCGACCTGGTCGCCGCCCCGTGGGACCCGGACCGGCGGCCGATGGCGGTGGCCAACCGTGGCCTGGCCGGCATCGACGGCACCATCAGCACCGCCACCGGGCTCGCCCTGGGTCTGGACCAGCCGGTCCGGGCGGTCATGGGGGACCTGACGTTCCTCCACGACGCCGGCGCCCTGCTCCGAGGCGCCCTCGAGGACGAGGTGGACCTGCAGGTGGTCGTGCTCAACGATGGCGGCGGGGGGATCTTTGCCACCCTCGAGCACGGTGCCCCGGAACGCGCCGGGCAGTTCGAGCGGATCTTCGGTACCCCACAGCACGTCGACCTCGCCGCGCTCGCCGCCGCCTACGGCGCACGGCACACCCTGGTGGAGGACGCCGGCCACCTGCGCACCGTCCTCGCCGAGCCGGTGCGTGGGCGCAGCGTCGTCGAGGTCCCCGCGGGGCGCGCCGACCTGCGGGTTCGTCGCGCGGCGCTGGCGCGAGTGGTGCAGGAGGCCGTGAACGAGGCTCTCCGTGCGGGGGGCGCCCAGGAAGTTCCCAGGTTACGTGGAGGTCTTCTCAAGAATCCGGGTGTTACGTAG
- a CDS encoding DMT family transporter, which translates to MAWIVLIVSGLLEAGWALSLKASDGFSRLWPSVSFLVLATLSFVGLAYALRTLPVGTAYAVWTGIGASVTAVVGMAVLGEGTSVLKLVSLVLIVAGIIGLHVAENVA; encoded by the coding sequence ATGGCCTGGATCGTCCTTATCGTGTCCGGCCTTCTCGAGGCCGGCTGGGCGCTGTCGCTCAAGGCGTCCGACGGGTTCAGCCGTCTGTGGCCCTCGGTGAGCTTCCTGGTGCTGGCCACGCTCAGCTTCGTCGGCCTCGCCTACGCCCTGCGGACCTTGCCGGTCGGTACGGCCTACGCGGTGTGGACCGGGATCGGCGCGAGCGTGACGGCCGTCGTCGGGATGGCCGTGCTGGGCGAGGGGACCTCCGTGCTCAAGCTCGTGTCCCTGGTCCTGATCGTCGCCGGCATCATCGGCCTGCACGTCGCCGAGAACGTCGCTTGA
- the menE gene encoding o-succinylbenzoate--CoA ligase → MTPELASPPGQPGPPDLVPVAGGTAPHQVTLLVDALRTVLADGAAPVLVPHAPSRPGSQVVTELRARLQVPLPAGTAAVLQTSGSTTGRGHLVALTADALTASARATHERLAGPGRWLLAVPAHHVAGLQVLVRSLVAGTAPVVLDTSAGFDPGALAAAAAAMGDDAPGYLSLVPTQLVRVLDAGEAATAPLRRLAAILVGGAASGRRTLQRARDAGLRVVTTYGMTETGGGCVYDGVPLPGVRLRLTEDDRVELSGPMLAAGYLDDAAADAAAFRTEPGGRWLRTSDRGHLEDRDGAQRLTVLGRVDEVLNTGGVKVSPTAVERVLSEHDSVGEVVVVGVPDAEWGQLVTAVVAPVPGRPVPGLSELRAAVRARLGGAHAPRAVVVLDHLPARGPGKVDRIGAARLAAAALAEPGLALVERHGGSTAQA, encoded by the coding sequence GTGACCCCGGAACTCGCGTCGCCCCCCGGACAGCCCGGCCCGCCCGATCTTGTGCCGGTCGCGGGCGGCACCGCCCCTCACCAGGTCACCCTCCTCGTTGACGCGCTACGCACGGTCCTGGCCGACGGCGCAGCCCCCGTCCTCGTCCCGCACGCACCGAGCCGGCCGGGCTCGCAGGTGGTCACCGAGCTGCGGGCCCGCCTTCAGGTGCCCCTCCCGGCCGGCACCGCCGCCGTCCTGCAGACCTCCGGCTCCACCACCGGCCGCGGTCACCTGGTCGCGCTCACCGCCGACGCCCTGACGGCGTCCGCCCGCGCCACCCACGAGCGGCTCGCCGGCCCCGGCCGATGGCTGCTCGCCGTCCCCGCCCACCACGTGGCCGGGCTGCAGGTGCTCGTGCGCTCACTGGTCGCGGGGACCGCACCGGTGGTCCTGGACACCTCCGCCGGGTTCGACCCGGGCGCCCTCGCCGCCGCGGCGGCCGCCATGGGCGACGACGCCCCCGGGTACCTCTCGCTGGTGCCCACCCAGCTCGTCCGGGTGCTCGACGCCGGCGAGGCGGCGACCGCCCCGCTGCGCCGGCTCGCGGCGATCCTCGTCGGCGGCGCCGCGTCCGGGCGGCGGACCCTCCAGCGCGCCCGGGACGCCGGGCTGCGGGTGGTGACCACCTACGGCATGACCGAGACCGGCGGCGGCTGCGTCTACGACGGCGTGCCGCTGCCCGGTGTCCGGCTGCGGCTGACCGAGGACGACCGTGTCGAGCTCAGCGGTCCCATGCTCGCCGCGGGCTACCTCGACGACGCCGCCGCGGACGCCGCCGCGTTCCGCACCGAACCGGGCGGCCGGTGGCTGCGCACCTCCGACCGTGGCCACCTCGAGGACCGCGACGGCGCTCAGCGCCTGACCGTGCTCGGCCGCGTCGACGAGGTCCTCAACACCGGCGGGGTCAAGGTCTCCCCCACCGCCGTCGAGCGGGTGCTCAGCGAGCACGACAGCGTGGGCGAGGTCGTCGTCGTCGGGGTGCCCGACGCCGAGTGGGGCCAGCTCGTCACCGCCGTCGTGGCCCCCGTGCCGGGCCGGCCGGTCCCCGGCTTGAGCGAGCTGCGCGCCGCCGTCCGTGCCCGCCTGGGCGGCGCGCACGCCCCGCGGGCGGTGGTGGTCCTGGACCACCTCCCCGCGCGTGGGCCCGGAAAGGTCGACAGGATCGGCGCGGCCCGGCTCGCGGCAGCGGCGCTCGCGGAGCCGGGACTGGCCCTGGTCGAGCGGCACGGAGGGTCGACGGCGCAGGCGTAG
- a CDS encoding o-succinylbenzoate synthase has product MSVPRPGPIPVRAVYAIPLRTRFRGLTVRDGVLLRGAAGWGEVSPFWDYDAPESAAWLQAGLEAAEQGWPEPVRSSVPVNVTVPAVGPQQAARIVAASGGCTTAKVKVAEPGQSLAEEQERLEAVRDALGTAGKVRIDANAGWDLETAVTRLRHLDRAAGELEYAEQPCASVADLAALRRRTHVPIAADESIRRAADPLAVRRAEAADVVVLKVQPLGGVRACLRLAEEVGLPVVVSSALESSVGIAAGLALAAALPELPYACGLATVHLFERDTVPDPLLPVDGQLAVRRPEPTPAALDAVAAPPELTERWRSRLTEMAGHLAVLS; this is encoded by the coding sequence ATGTCCGTTCCCCGACCCGGCCCGATCCCGGTGCGCGCCGTGTACGCCATCCCCCTGCGCACCCGCTTCCGCGGGCTGACCGTGCGCGACGGCGTCCTCCTGCGCGGCGCCGCCGGGTGGGGCGAGGTCTCCCCCTTCTGGGACTACGACGCTCCCGAGTCCGCCGCATGGCTGCAGGCTGGCCTGGAGGCCGCCGAGCAGGGCTGGCCCGAGCCGGTGCGCAGCTCGGTGCCCGTCAACGTCACCGTCCCCGCCGTCGGCCCGCAGCAGGCGGCCCGCATCGTCGCCGCGTCCGGAGGTTGCACGACGGCGAAGGTCAAGGTCGCCGAGCCGGGCCAGTCCCTCGCCGAGGAGCAGGAGCGGCTGGAGGCTGTCCGCGACGCCCTCGGGACTGCGGGCAAGGTCCGTATCGACGCCAACGCCGGGTGGGACCTGGAGACCGCCGTCACCCGCCTCCGACACCTGGACCGGGCCGCCGGTGAGCTGGAGTACGCCGAGCAGCCCTGCGCGAGCGTGGCCGACCTGGCGGCGCTGCGCCGCCGCACGCACGTGCCGATCGCCGCGGATGAGTCCATCCGCCGCGCGGCGGACCCGCTGGCCGTGCGCCGGGCGGAGGCGGCGGACGTCGTCGTGCTGAAGGTCCAGCCCCTCGGCGGGGTCCGGGCGTGCCTGCGGCTAGCCGAGGAGGTGGGACTCCCGGTGGTCGTGAGCTCGGCTCTGGAGAGCTCGGTCGGCATCGCGGCCGGGTTAGCACTGGCCGCCGCCTTGCCCGAGCTGCCCTACGCCTGCGGCCTGGCCACGGTGCACCTCTTCGAGCGCGACACCGTGCCGGACCCGCTGCTCCCGGTGGACGGTCAGCTCGCCGTGCGTCGGCCCGAGCCCACCCCGGCCGCCCTCGACGCGGTGGCCGCGCCTCCTGAGCTGACCGAACGGTGGCGGAGCCGCCTGACGGAGATGGCCGGGCACCTGGCGGTCCTCTCATGA
- a CDS encoding HNH endonuclease signature motif containing protein: MRLPEPRTATLCFRTPSSTVARPHRHDVSGRPYGRHMFENDGVPEQAGPDDPGPLATSRADEPADREQRSAAEETAPLEPESALAPLLDTAQGLVGARLIATLDPIEPFGQDVTDLVELVAQWSRTISFTYARRAEAIAALVTQFTDDLGTGTATLAATTELAMRLGMTRQAMKKLVDTGLALTGPLMTTGEALEHGVLDPRKAEMVAAALEHLPYPVCEAVQDAVLPTAPNRTHPQFAQDLSRALIEADHHDVDARHKAARSRRRVCHPRHLPDGMASIYAVFTAPDALALDLALDGAARSAKATGDSRTVEQLRADILAAVGAGALAQGGFGNPAGEPTPIPRPAPPPVDPRKPPPPRERREFMFLDPEPDPFGGGPADPTDKCPNDHGRAETTDHGTAETGGEVRRNGSTPVVEPPADTSGSTPAVTPAPVNSPDPAAAPQDCSASPPDPPPTPPDAPPPPPEVKARPWFPVGEVGGVPVRINVTVPMTTLLGGDEPGTLHGYGPIDPATARALALGGTWRRLVTDPLSGTVLDIGQARYRPPADLAALVRARDRTCFRPGCGADADGCELDHSQAFARGGSTAYANLGAGCSIDHRLKTVGDFQVRQVSPGVFDWTSRRTGRTYRREADGRTTPMHPRTGEPLTSGWAPEYDDPAPF, from the coding sequence ATGCGTCTGCCGGAACCGCGCACAGCAACGCTTTGCTTCCGCACGCCTTCATCCACAGTTGCGCGACCCCATCGGCACGATGTCAGTGGCCGGCCCTATGGTAGACATATGTTCGAAAACGATGGAGTTCCCGAGCAGGCAGGGCCCGACGATCCCGGGCCACTGGCGACGTCGCGGGCCGACGAGCCCGCGGACCGCGAGCAGCGTTCGGCCGCGGAAGAGACCGCACCTCTCGAGCCGGAGTCGGCGTTGGCGCCACTGCTGGACACCGCCCAAGGTCTCGTCGGCGCTCGGCTGATCGCGACCCTGGATCCGATCGAGCCGTTCGGACAGGATGTGACCGATCTGGTCGAGCTCGTCGCGCAGTGGTCGCGGACGATCTCGTTCACCTACGCGCGTCGGGCCGAGGCGATCGCGGCCCTGGTCACCCAGTTCACCGACGATCTCGGCACCGGCACCGCGACCCTCGCCGCCACCACCGAGCTGGCCATGCGGCTGGGCATGACGCGGCAGGCGATGAAGAAGCTGGTCGACACCGGACTGGCACTGACAGGCCCCCTCATGACCACGGGTGAAGCGCTCGAGCACGGCGTGCTCGACCCGCGGAAGGCGGAGATGGTGGCCGCTGCCTTGGAGCACCTGCCCTACCCCGTGTGCGAAGCGGTCCAGGACGCCGTCCTGCCAACCGCCCCGAACCGCACTCACCCCCAGTTCGCCCAGGATCTCAGCCGGGCGCTCATCGAGGCGGACCACCACGACGTCGATGCACGGCACAAGGCAGCGCGGTCTCGTCGCCGGGTCTGTCACCCCCGCCATCTGCCCGACGGGATGGCCTCGATCTACGCGGTCTTCACCGCGCCGGACGCGCTGGCGCTCGATCTGGCCCTGGACGGCGCCGCCCGCTCGGCCAAGGCCACCGGAGACTCCCGGACCGTGGAGCAGCTTCGGGCGGACATCCTCGCTGCTGTCGGCGCCGGTGCGCTGGCACAGGGTGGCTTCGGAAATCCCGCGGGTGAGCCGACACCAATCCCACGGCCCGCGCCGCCCCCCGTGGATCCTCGCAAGCCTCCGCCCCCACGCGAGCGGCGCGAGTTCATGTTCCTCGATCCGGAGCCCGATCCCTTTGGTGGTGGCCCGGCCGATCCGACCGACAAGTGCCCGAACGACCACGGCAGGGCCGAGACGACTGACCACGGGACGGCCGAGACGGGAGGCGAGGTCCGCAGGAACGGCAGCACACCGGTCGTGGAACCGCCCGCGGACACCAGTGGATCGACTCCCGCCGTGACGCCAGCCCCCGTGAACTCTCCGGATCCGGCGGCCGCACCGCAGGACTGTTCAGCGTCACCACCGGACCCGCCACCCACACCACCGGACGCGCCACCGCCACCGCCGGAGGTCAAGGCACGGCCATGGTTCCCGGTGGGTGAGGTCGGCGGTGTCCCGGTCAGAATCAACGTCACCGTGCCGATGACCACGCTGCTCGGCGGCGACGAGCCCGGCACCCTGCACGGGTACGGCCCGATCGATCCCGCGACTGCCCGCGCCCTCGCGCTCGGCGGAACCTGGCGGCGCCTGGTCACCGACCCGCTCAGCGGCACCGTCCTCGACATCGGCCAAGCTCGATACCGGCCGCCGGCCGATCTCGCCGCACTCGTCCGCGCCCGCGACCGCACCTGTTTCCGGCCCGGGTGCGGCGCCGACGCCGACGGCTGCGAGCTCGACCACAGCCAGGCGTTCGCCCGCGGCGGGTCGACCGCGTACGCCAACCTCGGCGCAGGCTGCTCCATCGACCACCGGCTCAAGACGGTCGGGGACTTTCAGGTACGTCAGGTCAGCCCCGGCGTCTTTGACTGGACCAGCCGACGCACAGGCCGCACCTACCGCCGCGAGGCCGACGGCCGGACCACGCCGATGCACCCCCGCACCGGCGAACCGCTCACCAGCGGCTGGGCCCCGGAGTACGACGATCCGGCACCGTTCTGA
- a CDS encoding 1,4-dihydroxy-2-naphthoate polyprenyltransferase — protein MATLADWLEGARVRTLPAAVSPVILGTGAAAGLGQASAGRALLAGGVALALQIGVNFANDYSDGVRGTDDVRTGPPRLTGGGKASPATVKRAALLSLGLGAVLGLALVAVSGTWWLLAAGAVAIVAAWGYTGGSRPYGYMGLGEVGVFVFFGLLATLGTTWTQALQLSWPAWAGAVGIGLIACALLMVNNIRDLPTDAQVGKHTLAVRLGDRPARVVYALMVWLPLALGVACSAVSPWALLVLLLAPWTFRVSRVVLSGAAGRDLIVVLRDTGLLELGYGVLLGVGLAL, from the coding sequence ATGGCCACGCTCGCCGACTGGCTCGAAGGTGCGCGCGTGCGCACGCTGCCCGCCGCGGTCTCCCCGGTGATTCTCGGCACAGGGGCGGCGGCCGGGCTCGGGCAGGCGTCGGCGGGGCGGGCGCTGCTCGCCGGCGGGGTAGCCCTCGCCCTCCAGATTGGCGTGAACTTCGCCAACGACTACTCCGACGGCGTCCGCGGCACCGACGACGTCCGCACCGGACCCCCGCGCCTGACCGGCGGCGGCAAGGCCAGCCCGGCCACGGTGAAGCGTGCCGCGCTGCTCAGCCTCGGCCTCGGCGCGGTGCTCGGGCTGGCGCTCGTGGCAGTGTCCGGCACGTGGTGGCTGCTGGCCGCGGGGGCGGTGGCGATCGTCGCGGCGTGGGGCTACACCGGCGGGTCCAGGCCCTACGGGTACATGGGCCTGGGCGAGGTGGGGGTCTTCGTGTTCTTCGGCCTGCTCGCCACGCTCGGCACCACCTGGACGCAGGCCCTGCAGCTGTCCTGGCCCGCCTGGGCAGGCGCCGTCGGGATCGGGCTCATCGCCTGCGCCCTGCTGATGGTCAACAACATCCGCGACCTGCCGACCGACGCCCAGGTGGGCAAGCACACGCTGGCCGTGCGGCTCGGGGACCGGCCGGCCCGCGTGGTCTACGCCCTCATGGTGTGGCTGCCGCTGGCGCTGGGTGTGGCGTGCTCGGCGGTCTCACCGTGGGCGCTGCTCGTGCTGTTGCTCGCCCCGTGGACGTTCCGCGTCTCGCGGGTCGTGCTCTCCGGTGCGGCCGGGCGGGACCTGATCGTGGTCCTGCGCGACACCGGGCTCCTCGAGCTCGGCTACGGCGTGCTGCTCGGGGTCGGCCTGGCTCTCTAG
- a CDS encoding TetR/AcrR family transcriptional regulator: MTPGGTDRPGKGARRRQEIIEAAAEIILAEGPGAVTHRGVAARARCSLSATTYYFSGIDELLEAAGAHLVGRWAEQAERVRDDHRTTADRAAVGARDRASDLDAAEARGARRADVVGAVLAALLPPDGEVRGHYQQLLMAGASPALARAYQAGRGRLDAAISDLLARAGSACPGPLAVAVVDGAVVSALSEGRDVRKTATDLLRHVV, encoded by the coding sequence TTGACGCCCGGCGGCACGGACCGCCCGGGAAAGGGAGCCCGGCGGCGCCAGGAGATCATCGAGGCCGCAGCCGAGATCATCCTCGCCGAGGGGCCGGGTGCGGTGACCCACCGAGGGGTCGCGGCGCGTGCGAGGTGCTCGCTCTCGGCCACCACCTACTACTTCTCCGGCATCGACGAGCTGCTCGAGGCGGCAGGCGCCCATCTCGTCGGACGATGGGCGGAGCAGGCGGAACGCGTACGGGACGACCACAGAACGACCGCCGACCGTGCCGCTGTCGGTGCGCGTGACCGTGCCAGTGACCTCGACGCTGCCGAAGCGCGTGGCGCCCGTCGGGCCGACGTCGTCGGCGCCGTGCTCGCCGCACTGCTACCCCCGGACGGGGAGGTCCGCGGCCACTACCAGCAGCTGCTGATGGCGGGTGCCTCACCGGCGCTGGCCCGGGCCTACCAGGCCGGCCGTGGCCGGCTCGACGCCGCCATCTCCGACCTCCTCGCGAGGGCGGGCAGCGCCTGCCCCGGGCCGCTCGCCGTCGCCGTCGTGGACGGTGCGGTCGTCAGCGCGCTGAGCGAGGGCCGCGACGTCCGCAAGACCGCCACCGACCTCCTCCGGCACGTGGTGTAG
- a CDS encoding DUF3048 domain-containing protein: MSTPTDRATTPGGGRGRAIARETLRRRRPRRGRLTTAVLASALLALAACTSQGEPEPAPSTTASAAPSVSLPGKPVPQPLPARWPLTGVAGEIQERPALSVKVENSAAARPQTGLEDADVVWEELVEGGITRFNAVYHSVVPGEVGPIRSVRPMDAAIAAPLGGLMAFSGGQVPFVQQIRDAGLQVLSNDEGVAGMYRVGFRRAPHNVYGSGPDLLAQADADHSAPPPQQLVYAWHPARASAVLKGTLVSVVDVSFPRTAPGWTWDGAADPGRGGPAGAWVRDDNGVVQTSAAGARLLATNVVVLRVQVVDTGSRDPAGNPVPETVLTGEGDAVVASGGKVLEARWSKAATADPVVLTDPDGGQVTLVPGTTWIELVPVNGGAVSWQ; this comes from the coding sequence ATGAGCACGCCCACGGATCGCGCGACAACGCCCGGTGGGGGCCGCGGCCGTGCCATTGCCCGGGAGACGCTTCGGCGGCGCCGGCCCCGGCGGGGACGCCTGACGACGGCGGTCCTCGCCTCGGCGCTGCTCGCGCTCGCGGCCTGCACGTCGCAGGGGGAGCCCGAGCCCGCCCCGAGCACCACGGCGAGCGCGGCGCCGTCGGTGAGTCTTCCGGGGAAGCCGGTGCCCCAGCCGCTGCCGGCCCGTTGGCCGCTGACCGGTGTCGCTGGGGAGATCCAGGAGCGCCCCGCACTGTCGGTGAAGGTCGAGAACTCCGCGGCCGCGCGCCCCCAGACGGGGCTGGAGGACGCCGACGTCGTGTGGGAGGAGCTGGTCGAGGGCGGGATCACCCGGTTCAACGCCGTGTACCACTCCGTCGTACCTGGTGAGGTCGGCCCGATCCGGTCCGTGCGCCCGATGGACGCGGCGATCGCCGCGCCGCTGGGTGGGCTGATGGCGTTCTCAGGGGGCCAGGTGCCGTTCGTCCAGCAGATCCGCGACGCCGGGCTGCAGGTGCTCAGCAACGACGAGGGTGTGGCCGGGATGTATCGCGTCGGTTTCCGTCGGGCGCCGCACAACGTCTACGGCTCCGGGCCGGACCTGCTCGCCCAGGCCGACGCCGACCACTCCGCGCCGCCTCCGCAGCAGCTGGTGTACGCCTGGCACCCCGCTCGCGCCAGTGCCGTGCTCAAGGGCACCCTGGTGTCGGTGGTCGACGTGTCCTTCCCGCGGACCGCGCCGGGCTGGACATGGGACGGTGCCGCCGACCCCGGCCGGGGCGGGCCCGCCGGGGCGTGGGTGCGTGACGATAACGGTGTGGTGCAGACCTCCGCCGCCGGCGCCCGGCTCCTCGCCACGAACGTGGTCGTGCTGAGAGTGCAGGTGGTCGACACCGGCTCCCGCGACCCCGCCGGCAACCCCGTGCCGGAGACCGTGCTGACCGGCGAGGGGGACGCCGTCGTCGCCTCGGGCGGGAAGGTGCTCGAGGCTCGCTGGTCCAAGGCTGCGACAGCCGACCCCGTGGTGCTCACGGACCCAGACGGCGGACAGGTCACGCTGGTGCCGGGCACCACGTGGATCGAGCTGGTGCCCGTGAACGGCGGGGCGGTCTCCTGGCAGTAG
- a CDS encoding 1,4-dihydroxy-2-naphthoyl-CoA synthase, whose translation MVSDVSEQPDRVSDIFDPTVWREVVGTDFTDITYHRGVDRSGETERDLPVVRIAFDRPEVRNAFRPHTVDELYRALDHARMTSDVAAVILTGNGPSPKDGGWAFCSGGDQRIRGRDGYRYETAGANDEAPLDQRREQIDPARAGRLHILEVQRLIRTMPKVVIAAVPGWAAGGGHSLNVVCDLSIASRQHARFMQTDANVGSFDAGYGSALLARQVGDKRAREIFFLAREYSAEDAERWGAVNEVVDHEQLEVLALQYARIIATKSPQAMRMLKFAFNMADDGLAGQQVFAGEATRLAYMTDEAVEGRDAFLQRRDPDWSGFPYYY comes from the coding sequence ATGGTGAGCGACGTGAGTGAGCAGCCCGACCGCGTGTCCGACATCTTCGACCCGACCGTATGGCGTGAGGTGGTCGGCACCGACTTCACCGACATCACCTACCACCGCGGGGTGGACCGGTCCGGGGAGACCGAGCGGGACCTGCCGGTGGTGCGCATCGCGTTCGACCGGCCCGAGGTGCGCAACGCCTTCCGCCCGCACACGGTCGACGAGCTGTACCGGGCCCTGGACCACGCCCGGATGACCTCCGACGTCGCTGCTGTGATCCTCACCGGCAACGGCCCAAGTCCCAAGGACGGCGGTTGGGCCTTCTGTTCGGGCGGCGATCAGCGCATCCGGGGCCGCGACGGCTACCGCTACGAGACAGCGGGCGCCAACGACGAGGCCCCGCTGGACCAGCGCCGCGAGCAGATCGACCCCGCCCGCGCAGGCCGCCTGCACATCCTCGAGGTCCAGCGCCTGATCCGCACCATGCCCAAGGTGGTGATCGCCGCGGTACCCGGCTGGGCAGCCGGCGGCGGGCACAGCCTGAACGTGGTGTGCGACCTGTCGATCGCCTCCCGGCAGCACGCCCGCTTCATGCAGACCGACGCCAACGTCGGCTCCTTCGACGCGGGCTATGGCTCGGCCCTGCTCGCCCGACAGGTCGGTGACAAGCGCGCCCGGGAGATCTTCTTCCTCGCCCGGGAATACTCCGCGGAGGACGCCGAGCGGTGGGGCGCGGTCAACGAGGTCGTCGACCACGAACAGCTCGAGGTCCTCGCCCTGCAGTACGCGCGCATCATCGCGACGAAGTCGCCCCAGGCGATGCGGATGCTCAAGTTCGCGTTCAACATGGCCGACGACGGGCTAGCCGGCCAGCAGGTGTTCGCCGGCGAGGCCACCCGGCTGGCCTACATGACCGACGAGGCCGTGGAGGGCCGGGACGCCTTCCTCCAGCGGCGCGACCCGGACTGGTCGGGGTTCCCCTACTACTACTGA